One Eurosta solidaginis isolate ZX-2024a chromosome 5, ASM4086904v1, whole genome shotgun sequence DNA segment encodes these proteins:
- the LOC137252702 gene encoding uncharacterized protein, translated as MNNSLQIDDFIYNFENVESEEVCTNLEGVVVTTRQIVDNQDEEKLVELLKEFDLVDVLPFLKASQITFRSLQFLKAADLQEAIPPLGLRVEFREKLFIWKKKEYGIDDETMSMPSKVTEWLQSNNFMPSSQSSSSPHCLNKDLLSLLQQTCKGKLLLESYKKNQHLTNRNRDDLISIVIDEVIANDIILKAKDFANLLEQIINLFPNENGARVIYLL; from the exons atgaaCAACTCGTTGCAAATTGatgattttatttataatttcgaGAACGTGGAATCTGAAGAAGTGTGTACAAATTTAGAAGGAGTAGTTGTTACTACCAGACAAATTGTTGACAATCAGGATGAGGAGAAGTTGGTAGAGCTGCTGAAAGAGTTTGATTTGGTCGACGTTTTGCCATTCCTAAAAG CTTCGCAGATAACTTTCAGAAGCCTGCAATTTCTAAAGGCTGCTGACCTACAGGAAGCCATTCCGCCGCTGGGTCTACGTGTAGAGTTTAGAGAGaaattatttatttggaagaaaaAAGAG tATGGAATAGATGATGAAACCATGTCGATGCCAAGCAAAGTAACTGAATGGTTACAAAGTAATAACTTTATGCCGTCAAGTCAATCATCTTCTTCGCCTCACTGTCTCAACAAA GATTTACTAAGTTTACTCCAACAAACTTGCAAGGGGAAGCTTTTATTAGAATCCTACAAAAAAAATCAACATTTGACCAACAGAAACCGTGACGACCTCATAAGCATAGTTATTGACGAAGTTATAGCAAATGACATTATTCTAAAAGCCAAGGATTTTGCAAATTTGCTCGAGCAGATTATAAATCTCTTTCCAAACGAAAATGGTGCTCGggtaatatatttattataa